In a genomic window of Myotis daubentonii chromosome X, mMyoDau2.1, whole genome shotgun sequence:
- the RPL10 gene encoding large ribosomal subunit protein uL16 isoform X1 produces the protein MGRRPARCYRYCKNKPYPKSRFCRGVPDAKIRIFDLGRKKAKVDEFPLCGHMVSDEYEQLSSEALEAARICANKYMVKSCGKDGFHIRVRLHPFHVIRINKMLSCAGADRLQTGMRGAFGKPQGTVARVHIGQVIMSIRTKLQNKEHVIEALRRAKFKFPGRQKIHISKKWGFTKFNADEFEDMVAEKRLIPDGCGVKYIPNRGPLDKWRALHS, from the exons ATGGGTCGACGCCCCGCCCGGTG tTACCGGTATTGTAAGAACAAGCCGTACCCAAAGTCTCGCTTCTGCCGAGGTGTCCCTG ATGCCAAGATCCGCATCTTTGACCTGGGGCGGAAAAAGGCGAAAGTGGATGAGTTCCCACTCTGTGGCCACATGGTGTCAGACGAATATGAGCAGCTCTCCTCCGAAG CCCTGGAGGCTGCCCGTATTTGTGCCAACAAGTACATGGTGAAAAGTTGTGGCAAAGATGGCTTTCACATCCGAGTGCGGCTCCACCCCTTCCACGTCATCCGCATCAACAAGATGTTGTCCTGTGCTGGGGCTGACAG GCTCCAAACAGGTATGCGGGGTGCCTTTGGAAAGCCCCAAGGCACAGTGGCCAGAGTCCACATTGGCCAAGTCATCATGTCCATCCGCACCAAGCTGCAGAACAAGGAGCACGTGATTGAGGCCCTACGAAGAGCCAAGTTCAAGTTCCCTGGCCGCCAGAAG atCCACATCTCCAAGAAGTGGGGCTTTACTAAGTTTAATGCGGATGAGTTTGAAGACATGGTGGCCGAGAAGCGCCTCATCCCAGATGGCTGTGGGGTCAAATACATCCCTAATCGCGGTCCCCTGGACAAATGGCGAGCCCTGCACTCATGA
- the RPL10 gene encoding large ribosomal subunit protein uL16 isoform X2 — MGRRPARCYRYCKNKPYPKSRFCRGVPDAKIRIFDLGRKKAKVDEFPLCGHMVSDEYEQLSSEALEAARICANKYMVKSCGKDGFHIRVRLHPFHVIRINKMLSCAGADRYAGCLWKAPRHSGQSPHWPSHHVHPHQAAEQGARD; from the exons ATGGGTCGACGCCCCGCCCGGTG tTACCGGTATTGTAAGAACAAGCCGTACCCAAAGTCTCGCTTCTGCCGAGGTGTCCCTG ATGCCAAGATCCGCATCTTTGACCTGGGGCGGAAAAAGGCGAAAGTGGATGAGTTCCCACTCTGTGGCCACATGGTGTCAGACGAATATGAGCAGCTCTCCTCCGAAG CCCTGGAGGCTGCCCGTATTTGTGCCAACAAGTACATGGTGAAAAGTTGTGGCAAAGATGGCTTTCACATCCGAGTGCGGCTCCACCCCTTCCACGTCATCCGCATCAACAAGATGTTGTCCTGTGCTGGGGCTGACAG GTATGCGGGGTGCCTTTGGAAAGCCCCAAGGCACAGTGGCCAGAGTCCACATTGGCCAAGTCATCATGTCCATCCGCACCAAGCTGCAGAACAAGGAGCACGTGATTGA